Proteins from one Mugil cephalus isolate CIBA_MC_2020 chromosome 15, CIBA_Mcephalus_1.1, whole genome shotgun sequence genomic window:
- the LOC125021216 gene encoding pterin-4-alpha-carbinolamine dehydratase 2-like, producing MSGLMFTLRASSSWPCSRLSRLSSPRVPPLSRNSSSKMSSDAHWLSPADRDQLVMELRATGWLEVEDRDAIFKELHFKTFNQAFGFMSRVALQAEKMNHHPEWFNVYNKVQITLTTHDCGGLSKRDIKMAKFIDQVVLSM from the exons ATGTCTGGGTTAATGTTTACCCTGAGGGCCAGCAGCTCATGGCCCTGCAGCCGCCTGTCCCGGCTGAGCAGCCCGAGGGTGCCTCCGCTCTCCCGGAACAGCTCGTCTAAAATG TCATCAGACGCCCACTGGCTCTCCCCTGCAGACCGGGATCAGCTGGTGATGGAGCTCAGGGCCACTGGTtggttggaggtggaggaccgTGATGCCATCTTCAAAGAACTTCACTTTAAAACCTTTAATCAG GCGTTTGGCTTCATGTCACGAGTGGCTCTACAGGCAGAGAAGATGAACCACCACCCAGAATGGTTCAATGTTTATAATAAG GTCCAGATCACACTGACGACACACGACTGCGGGGGGCTCTCGAAACGGGACATCAAAATGGCCAAGTTCATCGACCAAGTCGTCCTCTCCATGTGA
- the txndc15 gene encoding thioredoxin domain-containing protein 15 isoform X2, with protein MTGVKLHIPFVLLLMLNCSDVLRLSSVTAEENDESLELVLSEDAMSDLENSPKFVESDDLESLPKRQFKTAEIADAVMGTETPIDPSDIESLFPKNVKDFQSGFSPPCDENSAQCGSPDLAVDEASVQQEDTESAQQITLDIVRAEVTATEEQNTTETAKTYKVNCDKRNITGINDFTVQVLNASQDLMEFLNANSTECSVVLFFTAWCQFSASLAPHFNALPRVFPGMHFLALDASQHSSLSTRFGTVAVPNILLFQGAKPMARFNHTDRTLETLTSFIANQTGFEAGPDRNVTDADLLGPLPSVPMKSIDWLLVFSILFITGFTTYAILRTDSIRWLIPGQEHEHQD; from the exons atgacgGGTGTTAAACTTCACATCCCGTTTGTTTTATTACTTATGTTGAATTGCTCGGATGTGTTGAGGCTTTCGTCTGTGACAGCAGAAG AGAATGATGAGTCACTGGAGCTCGTGCTGTCAGAAGACGCGATGTCCGACTTGGAGAACAGCCCCAAGTTTGTGGAGTCCGACGACCTGGAGTCTCTCCCGAAGAGGCAGTTCAAGACGGCCGAGATCGCAGACGCTGTGATGGGCACCGAGACCCCCATCGACCCGTCTGACATCGAGTCCCTCTTCCCCAAAAATGTCAAAGACTTCCAGTCAGGCTTCTCCCCGCCTTGTGATGAGAACAGCGCCCAGTGTGGTTCGCCTGATCTAGCTGTAGATGAAGCGTCAGTGCAGCAGGAGGACACAGAATCAGCACAGCAG ATCACTCTTGACATCGTGCGCGCTGAAGTCACGGCGACTGAGGAGCAGAACACCACAGAGACTGCCAAGACGTACAAGGTGAACTGTGATAAGAGGAACATCACAGGAATTAATGACTTCACTGTGCAGGTCCTCAACGCTTCACAG GACTTGATGGAGTTCCTCAACGCTAACAGCACAGAGTGCTCCgtggtgctgttcttcacgGCGTGGTGTCAGTTCTCGGCGAGTCTGGCACCTCACTTCAACGCCCTGCCCCGGGTCTTTCCTGGCATGCATTTCCTGGCACTGGATGCCTCACAGCACAGCAG TCTCTCCACGAGGTTTGGGACGGTGGCAGTGCCCAACATCCTGCTGTTCCAGGGGGCCAAACCTATGGCTCGCTTCAACCACACGGACAGGACCCTGGAGACTCTCACCTCCTTCATCGCTAACCAGACAG GGTTTGAAGCCGGCCCAGACAGAAACGTGACGGACGCAGACCTCCTCGGCCCCCTCCCCAGCGTCCCCATGAAGAGCATCGACTGGCTGCTGGTCTTCTCCATCCTCTTCATCACGGGCTTCACTACGTACGCCATCCTGCGGACGGACAGCATCCGCTGGCTCATACCGGGGCAGGAGCACGAGCATCAGGACTGA
- the txndc15 gene encoding thioredoxin domain-containing protein 15 isoform X1 produces the protein MTGVKLHIPFVLLLMLNCSDVLRLSSVTAEENDESLELVLSEDAMSDLENSPKFVESDDLESLPKRQFKTAEIADAVMGTETPIDPSDIESLFPKNVKDFQSGFSPPCDENSAQCGSPDLAVDEASVQQEDTESAQQITLDIVRAEVTATEEQNTTETAKTYKVNCDKRNITGINDFTVQVLNASQDLMEFLNANSTECSVVLFFTAWCQFSASLAPHFNALPRVFPGMHFLALDASQHSSSLSTRFGTVAVPNILLFQGAKPMARFNHTDRTLETLTSFIANQTGFEAGPDRNVTDADLLGPLPSVPMKSIDWLLVFSILFITGFTTYAILRTDSIRWLIPGQEHEHQD, from the exons atgacgGGTGTTAAACTTCACATCCCGTTTGTTTTATTACTTATGTTGAATTGCTCGGATGTGTTGAGGCTTTCGTCTGTGACAGCAGAAG AGAATGATGAGTCACTGGAGCTCGTGCTGTCAGAAGACGCGATGTCCGACTTGGAGAACAGCCCCAAGTTTGTGGAGTCCGACGACCTGGAGTCTCTCCCGAAGAGGCAGTTCAAGACGGCCGAGATCGCAGACGCTGTGATGGGCACCGAGACCCCCATCGACCCGTCTGACATCGAGTCCCTCTTCCCCAAAAATGTCAAAGACTTCCAGTCAGGCTTCTCCCCGCCTTGTGATGAGAACAGCGCCCAGTGTGGTTCGCCTGATCTAGCTGTAGATGAAGCGTCAGTGCAGCAGGAGGACACAGAATCAGCACAGCAG ATCACTCTTGACATCGTGCGCGCTGAAGTCACGGCGACTGAGGAGCAGAACACCACAGAGACTGCCAAGACGTACAAGGTGAACTGTGATAAGAGGAACATCACAGGAATTAATGACTTCACTGTGCAGGTCCTCAACGCTTCACAG GACTTGATGGAGTTCCTCAACGCTAACAGCACAGAGTGCTCCgtggtgctgttcttcacgGCGTGGTGTCAGTTCTCGGCGAGTCTGGCACCTCACTTCAACGCCCTGCCCCGGGTCTTTCCTGGCATGCATTTCCTGGCACTGGATGCCTCACAGCACAGCAG CAGTCTCTCCACGAGGTTTGGGACGGTGGCAGTGCCCAACATCCTGCTGTTCCAGGGGGCCAAACCTATGGCTCGCTTCAACCACACGGACAGGACCCTGGAGACTCTCACCTCCTTCATCGCTAACCAGACAG GGTTTGAAGCCGGCCCAGACAGAAACGTGACGGACGCAGACCTCCTCGGCCCCCTCCCCAGCGTCCCCATGAAGAGCATCGACTGGCTGCTGGTCTTCTCCATCCTCTTCATCACGGGCTTCACTACGTACGCCATCCTGCGGACGGACAGCATCCGCTGGCTCATACCGGGGCAGGAGCACGAGCATCAGGACTGA
- the LOC125021301 gene encoding tripartite motif-containing protein 16-like, which yields MAQAVDREKISCSICLDLLKEAVTIPCGHSYCMVCIKNYWEDEMKTQVCPQCRESFTPRPALVKNTMLAELVEELKNFGLPAALPDHFYAGPGDVACDLCTGRKLKAIKSCLVCMVSYCEQHLQPHYDVAPLKKHKLIEATAGLQDNICPRHNEVMKIFCCTDQHCICYDCFLEEHKSHETVAAKTEREERQTELGLTRQKIQQRIQDREKDFKALEEKVEAINLAADEVAKNSEKTLKDVLEKIISEVNRTIRSQQNMMVSRVGEFQEKIQQEITDLRTKDTDLEKLSSTEDHIYFLNKYRSLSCLTESTNGPGIDLQPQTHFEDVSVAVSQMSDKLLTTLTEQWGKKKTKEEVQEPSTRAEFLKYACQIKLDPDTANGLLRLSMNNRKVTLRHVLQLYSLHPKRFTGWWQVLSCNGLTGQCYWEVKWSGRVLIAVAYKDISRTGNKKESGFGNNEKSWALECQGGRVTFIHNNVSTAIRGPASSRIGVYLDHKAGVLSFYSVTTTMNLLHRVKTKFSQPLYPGIWLPQTVGDTAEFCDI from the coding sequence ATGGCACAGGCGGTGGATCGAGAAAAAATTAGCTGTTCAATCTGTCTAGATCTTCTAAAGGAAGCGGTCActattccctgtggacacagctactgcatggTTTGCATTAAAAACTACtgggaagatgagatgaaaacacAGGTCTGTCCTCAGTGCAGGGAGAGCTTCACACCAAGGCCAGCGCTGGTTAAGAACACTATGTTGGCTGAGTTAGTGGAAGAACTGAAGAATTTTGGACTTCCAGCTGCTTTACCTGATCATTTCTATGCTGGACCTGGAGACGTGGCCTGTGACTTGTGCACTGGGAGAAAGCTGAAAGCCATCAAATCCTGCTTGGTGTGTATGGTCTCTTACTGCGAGCAGCACCTCCAGCCTCACTATGATGTGGCACCGttgaagaaacacaagctgATCGAAGCCACCGCAGGGCTTCAGGACAACATCTGCCCTCGGCAcaatgaggtgatgaagatttTCTGCTGTACTGATCAGCACTGTATCTGTTATGACTGCTTTTTAGAGGAACATAAAAGCCATGAGACGGTTGCAGCTAAAACAGAAAGGGAAGAGAGGCAGACGGAGCTCGGGTTGACACGACAAAAGATACAACAGAGGATccaggacagagagaaagatttTAAAGCGCttgaggagaaggtggaggcaATAAATCTGGCTGCAGATGAAGTCGCAAAGAACAGCGAGAAGACCCTCAAAGACGTGCTGGAGAAAATAATCTCTGAAGTGAATCGAACGATCAGATCCCAGCAGAATATGATGGTGAGCAGAGTTGGAGAGTTTCAGGAGAAGATTCAACAGGAGATCACGGATCTGAGGACGAAAGACACTGACCTGGAGAAGCTCTCCTCAACAGAAGATCACATCTACTTTCTGAACAAATACCGCTCGCTGTCGTGTCTGACCGAGTCTACAAATGGTCCTGGGATCGATCTTCAACCTCAGACGCATTTTGAGGATGTGTCAGTGGCTGTGTCACAGATGAGCGACAAACTGCTGACAACTCTGACGGAACAAtgggggaagaagaagacaaaggaagAAGTCCAAGAGCCTTCAACCAGAGCTGAGTTTTTGAAGTACGCTTGTCAAATTAAACTGGACCCAGATACCGCTAATGGACTTTTGCGTCTGTCTATGAACAACAGAAAGGTTACACTAAGGCATGTGTTACAGTTGTATTCACTTCACCCAAAACGGTTCACAGGGTGGTGGCAGGTGCTGAGTTGCAATGGTCTGACTGGACAATGCTACTGGGAGGTGAAGTGGAGCGGTAGGGTTTTAATAGCAGTGGCTTATAAAGATATCAGCAGAACAGGgaacaagaaagaaagtggaTTTGGAAATAATGAGAAATCGTGGGCATTAGAGTGTCAGGGTGGTCGCGTTACTTTCATACATAACAACGTTTCTACTGCCATCAGAGGCCCGGCGTCCTCCAGAATAGGAGTGTATCTGGATCACAAGGCAGGTGttctgtctttctacagcgTCACTACGACCATGAATCTCCTGCACAGAGTCAAGACCAAGTTCTCTCAGCCTCTCTATCCTGGAATCTGGCTTCCACAAACTGTAGGAGACACTGCTGAGTTTTGTGACATATAG